The proteins below are encoded in one region of Lactuca sativa cultivar Salinas chromosome 3, Lsat_Salinas_v11, whole genome shotgun sequence:
- the LOC111919012 gene encoding uncharacterized protein LOC111919012: protein MSISLTRFSWWYWSNGKEKESVISSDSMKLSSLNKKDAKLSSSSSSSSSKKTKKKWQSREERRKVIDKEYDVVLVPSDGVCLSASEESSYDSDWSIGWMEPHAPDFFQSDDDDDSDAVADNSFAVLVPCYRNDCKAFKTEEVAQPQHHNSSNQFLNGFPAEGNKYMEQWLASLQNF from the exons ATGTCAATTTCATTGACCCGGTTTTCCTGGTGGTATTGGAGTAATGGGAAGGAAAAAGAGTCCGTAATCTCTTCCGATTCAATGAAATTATCTTCTTTAAACAAGAAAGACGCAAAGTTATCATcatcctcttcctcttcttcatcaaaaaAGACGAAGAAGAAATGGCAGAGTAGAGAAGAACGGAGGAAAGTAATCGACAAAGAATACGACGTCGTGTTAGTCCCCTCCGATGGCGTTTGTTTATCGGCGTCGGAAGAATCCTCTTATGATTCAGACTGGTCTATTGGGTGGATGGAGCCTCATGCCCCTGATTTTTTCCAGAGTGATGACGACGATGATTCCGATGCTGTTGCAGACAACAGTTTTGCTGTTCTTGTTCCATGTTATAGAAATGATTGCAAAGCTTTCAAGACAGAAGAAGTGGCTCAACCTCAACACCATAACTCCAGTAATCAGTTCTTGAATGGTTTCCCTGCTG AGGGAAATAAGTACATGGAGCAGTGGCTTGCTTCTCTTCAGAATTTCTGA